One Pseudomonas rhizophila DNA window includes the following coding sequences:
- a CDS encoding 5'-nucleotidase, translating to MANNIDDKLVLAISSRALFDLSDSHKVYLSGGVEAYRQYQIEHEDEVLEPGDAFALVQKLLNLNEHLGRARVEVVLVSRNSADTGLRVFNSIHHYGLAISRAAFVGGRSPYPYLKAFGCDLFLSTHAEDVRSALDAGFAAATILSGGASRAASEELRIAFDGDAVLFSDESERVYQSGGLAAFQASERQAAREPLRGGPFKGFLAALNALQREFPEDACPIRTALVTARSAPAHERVIRTLREWDIRLDESLFLGGLTKSAFLEAFAADVFFDDQTGHCELAREVVATGHVPHGISNEVKL from the coding sequence ATGGCAAACAACATCGACGACAAACTGGTGCTGGCGATTTCCTCGCGGGCGCTGTTCGATCTGAGTGACAGCCATAAGGTGTATCTGTCGGGCGGCGTCGAGGCTTACCGGCAATATCAGATTGAGCATGAGGACGAAGTCCTCGAACCCGGCGACGCCTTCGCTCTCGTACAAAAGCTGCTGAATCTCAACGAGCATCTGGGGCGTGCGCGAGTCGAGGTAGTTCTGGTTTCGCGCAACAGCGCCGACACCGGCCTGCGGGTGTTCAACTCGATTCATCATTACGGGCTGGCGATTTCCCGCGCGGCGTTCGTCGGCGGCCGCAGTCCTTACCCTTATCTGAAGGCGTTCGGCTGTGATCTTTTTCTGTCCACCCACGCTGAAGATGTGCGCAGTGCCCTGGACGCCGGATTCGCCGCTGCGACCATTCTGTCGGGTGGCGCCAGCCGCGCCGCCAGCGAGGAACTGCGTATCGCTTTCGACGGCGATGCGGTGCTGTTTTCCGACGAATCCGAGCGTGTCTATCAGAGCGGCGGCCTGGCTGCATTCCAGGCCAGCGAACGGCAAGCGGCTCGTGAGCCGCTGCGAGGCGGGCCGTTCAAGGGGTTTCTGGCGGCACTCAATGCACTGCAACGCGAGTTCCCCGAAGACGCCTGTCCGATTCGCACGGCGCTGGTCACTGCCCGTTCGGCGCCGGCCCACGAGCGCGTCATCCGGACGTTGCGCGAATGGGACATTCGTCTGGATGAGTCGCTGTTTCTCGGTGGCCTGACCAAATCGGCATTTCTCGAAGCCTTCGCCGCCGACGTCTTTTTCGACGACCAGACCGGCCACTGCGAACTGGCTCGCGAGGTGGTCGCCACGGGGCATGTGCCTCACGGCATCAGCAATGAAGTGAAGCTCTGA
- a CDS encoding universal stress protein: MIRSMLYATDLGLYAPYVMQHALALARTFEAELYVVHAVEPMGLFAESVLQSYLDEQALNEFHRQGLNTVMANIEQRVLDSFREELGEGQQDLKLIKSVRVFQGDPSQVILDQAAKLSVDLLIVGSHCQGASGETPLGRTAARVLQLSRVPVYLVPLVQRRRQGEA, from the coding sequence ATGATTCGTTCGATGCTGTACGCCACAGACCTGGGACTTTACGCCCCTTATGTGATGCAGCATGCCTTGGCGTTGGCACGGACGTTCGAAGCCGAGTTGTATGTGGTGCACGCGGTAGAGCCAATGGGGCTGTTCGCGGAGTCGGTGTTGCAAAGTTATCTCGATGAGCAAGCGCTGAACGAATTTCATCGCCAGGGTCTGAATACGGTGATGGCCAACATTGAGCAGCGGGTGCTCGACAGCTTTCGTGAAGAGTTGGGTGAGGGGCAGCAGGACTTGAAGCTGATCAAGTCGGTGCGGGTTTTCCAGGGCGATCCATCCCAGGTCATTCTCGATCAGGCTGCGAAACTCTCTGTGGATTTGCTGATCGTAGGCAGTCACTGCCAAGGGGCGAGCGGTGAAACGCCGCTGGGCAGGACCGCTGCGCGGGTATTGCAGTTATCCCGGGTACCGGTCTACCTGGTGCCGTTGGTGCAGCGGCGACGTCAGGGGGAGGCTTGA
- the cysB gene encoding HTH-type transcriptional regulator CysB, with protein sequence MKLQQLRYIWEVAHHDLNVSATAQSLYTSQPGISKQIRLLEDELGVEVFARSGKHLTRVTPAGERIITTAGEILRKVESIKQIAQEFSNEKKGTLSIATTHTQARYALPPVISNFIKQYPDVALHMHQGSPMQIAEMAADGTVDFAIATEALELFGDLVMMPCYRWNRCVVVPQGHPLTKLPKLTLEALAEYPIVTYVFGFTGRSKLDEAFSHRGLTPKVVFTAADADVIKTYVRLGLGVGIVAKMAVDTKLDGDLVVLDASELFESSVTKIGFRRGTFLRGFMCDFIEKFAPHLTREVMAKAIQCHNKQELEELFDGVELPVH encoded by the coding sequence ATGAAGCTTCAACAACTGCGCTACATCTGGGAAGTGGCGCACCACGACCTCAACGTTTCCGCTACTGCCCAAAGCCTCTACACGTCGCAACCCGGCATCAGCAAGCAGATCCGCCTGTTGGAGGATGAGCTGGGTGTCGAAGTTTTCGCCCGCAGCGGCAAGCACCTGACCCGCGTGACTCCGGCCGGTGAGCGCATCATCACCACGGCCGGGGAGATCCTGCGCAAGGTCGAAAGCATCAAGCAGATTGCCCAGGAATTTTCCAACGAGAAAAAAGGCACGCTGTCGATTGCCACCACCCACACCCAGGCCCGTTATGCACTGCCTCCGGTGATCAGTAACTTCATCAAGCAATACCCGGACGTGGCCTTGCATATGCACCAGGGCTCGCCGATGCAGATCGCCGAAATGGCGGCGGACGGCACCGTGGATTTCGCCATCGCCACCGAGGCTCTGGAACTGTTCGGCGATCTGGTGATGATGCCGTGCTACCGCTGGAACCGCTGCGTGGTTGTGCCTCAGGGCCATCCGCTGACCAAGCTGCCAAAGTTGACGCTTGAAGCCTTGGCCGAATACCCCATCGTGACTTATGTGTTCGGTTTTACCGGCCGTTCGAAACTCGACGAAGCCTTCAGCCACCGCGGCCTGACCCCGAAAGTGGTGTTCACCGCCGCCGACGCCGACGTCATCAAGACCTATGTCCGCCTTGGCCTGGGCGTGGGCATCGTGGCGAAAATGGCCGTCGATACCAAGCTGGACGGCGATCTGGTGGTGCTGGATGCCAGCGAGTTGTTCGAGTCCAGCGTGACCAAGATCGGTTTCCGGCGCGGCACCTTCCTGCGTGGCTTCATGTGCGACTTTATCGAAAAGTTCGCGCCACACCTGACCCGGGAAGTCATGGCCAAGGCCATCCAGTGCCACAACAAGCAGGAACTCGAAGAGCTGTTCGACGGTGTGGAATTACCGGTGCACTGA
- a CDS encoding GreA/GreB family elongation factor — protein MNKQIVHQLILDKLRIDLGIAERAAQTAYETATHEENIAENKYDTLGLEASYLAAGQARRVEEIRQALALCQNLILRPYDEQRGIQIGTLIGLADEDDRQQWLFLGPDAAGLKVSLVGQPITVITPRSPLGRSLLGKFEGDEVEIVVAGARQQFAVTEAI, from the coding sequence ATGAACAAACAGATCGTTCACCAACTGATTCTCGACAAACTCAGGATTGACCTGGGTATCGCTGAGCGCGCCGCGCAGACGGCCTACGAAACCGCGACCCACGAGGAAAACATCGCCGAGAACAAATACGACACCCTGGGTCTTGAAGCGTCTTACCTCGCTGCCGGGCAAGCCAGGCGTGTCGAAGAAATCCGCCAGGCCCTCGCCCTCTGCCAGAACCTGATACTCCGGCCCTACGACGAACAGCGCGGCATTCAGATTGGCACCCTGATCGGGCTGGCGGATGAAGATGACCGCCAGCAATGGTTGTTTCTGGGACCGGATGCCGCGGGCTTGAAAGTGTCGCTGGTGGGCCAGCCGATCACCGTCATCACCCCTCGCTCGCCGCTGGGACGAAGCCTGCTGGGCAAGTTCGAAGGGGATGAAGTAGAGATCGTCGTCGCAGGCGCCCGGCAACAGTTCGCTGTCACCGAGGCGATCTAG
- the earP gene encoding elongation factor P maturation arginine rhamnosyltransferase EarP, with translation MTVRWDIFCTVVDNFGDIGVTWRLARQLVAEHQCAVRLWVDDLRAFERLCPQIDITLSEQWQQGVQVCHWPEVWPFTDAADVVIAAFACQLPSAYMDAMAERQTTPLWMNLDYLSAEDWVIGCHGLPSVKYKHVQKYFFFPGFREGTGGLLREAGLLERRRQFQQDAQAQRIFLEALGVHRTPGSRLISLFAYENAGLASWFDAMATDTQASHVLIPEGRVLGDVQRWLGIDGLKAGAVQQRGALTVQVLPFVRQDQYDQLLWCCDFNAVRGEDSFVRAQWAGRPLLWHIYQQEEDVHLEKLEAFLRLYTHGLSEPAEKAISGLWRSWNAGQDMAEHWKMVDQQQQELLDHAQAWCLEQASRPDLAAALVKFYVNWI, from the coding sequence ATGACCGTGCGCTGGGATATTTTTTGCACCGTCGTCGATAACTTTGGCGACATCGGCGTCACTTGGCGCCTGGCTCGGCAATTGGTGGCCGAGCATCAATGTGCGGTGCGGCTATGGGTCGATGACTTGCGGGCCTTTGAACGACTGTGTCCGCAAATCGACATCACGCTGTCCGAGCAATGGCAGCAGGGTGTGCAAGTCTGCCATTGGCCTGAGGTCTGGCCGTTCACCGACGCCGCCGATGTAGTCATCGCCGCGTTTGCCTGCCAGTTGCCGAGCGCCTACATGGATGCGATGGCCGAGCGGCAGACCACGCCGTTGTGGATGAACCTCGATTACCTGAGTGCGGAAGACTGGGTGATCGGGTGCCACGGATTGCCCTCGGTCAAATACAAGCACGTGCAGAAATATTTCTTTTTTCCGGGCTTCCGGGAGGGCACGGGTGGGCTGCTGCGTGAAGCCGGCCTGCTGGAGCGGCGTCGGCAGTTTCAGCAGGATGCCCAGGCGCAACGGATTTTCCTGGAGGCGTTGGGCGTCCATCGGACGCCGGGCTCGCGCCTGATCTCGCTGTTTGCCTACGAAAACGCCGGGCTTGCCAGTTGGTTCGATGCCATGGCGACCGATACCCAGGCCTCTCATGTATTGATCCCCGAAGGTCGGGTGCTCGGCGATGTCCAGCGTTGGCTGGGCATCGATGGCCTGAAGGCCGGTGCGGTACAGCAACGTGGTGCCCTGACGGTGCAGGTGCTGCCGTTCGTCCGCCAGGATCAGTACGATCAACTGCTATGGTGCTGCGATTTCAACGCCGTGCGGGGTGAAGACTCCTTCGTGCGCGCCCAATGGGCGGGTCGGCCGCTGCTCTGGCATATCTACCAGCAGGAAGAAGACGTTCATCTGGAAAAACTCGAGGCATTCCTCCGGCTGTACACCCACGGCCTTTCGGAGCCGGCTGAAAAAGCGATCAGCGGTCTCTGGCGATCCTGGAATGCTGGCCAAGACATGGCCGAACATTGGAAAATGGTCGATCAACAGCAGCAGGAACTACTTGATCATGCCCAGGCATGGTGTCTGGAACAGGCCTCGCGACCCGATCTTGCCGCAGCGCTGGTGAAGTTTTATGTAAATTGGATATGA
- a CDS encoding elongation factor P translates to MKTGKELKPGTVIRLENDPWLVQKAEFTKSGRNSAIMKTKLKNLLTGYKTEIVYSADDKLDDVILDRKEATLSFISGDTYTFMDTTDYTMYELNAEDIESVLPFIEEGMTDVCEAVFFEERLVSVELPTTIVRQVDYTEGSARGDTSGKVMKPAKLKNGTELSVADFIEIGDMIEIDTREGGSYKGRAK, encoded by the coding sequence ATGAAAACTGGTAAAGAACTGAAACCCGGGACCGTGATCCGTCTCGAAAACGATCCTTGGCTGGTTCAGAAAGCTGAGTTCACCAAGTCGGGTCGTAACAGCGCGATCATGAAGACCAAGCTGAAGAACCTGCTGACCGGTTACAAAACCGAGATCGTCTACAGCGCCGATGACAAACTGGACGACGTGATCCTCGACCGCAAAGAAGCGACCCTGTCCTTCATCAGCGGCGACACCTACACGTTCATGGACACCACTGACTACACCATGTACGAGCTGAACGCCGAAGACATCGAAAGCGTTCTGCCGTTCATCGAAGAAGGCATGACCGACGTCTGCGAAGCCGTGTTCTTCGAAGAGCGTCTGGTCTCCGTAGAACTGCCGACCACCATCGTGCGTCAGGTTGACTACACCGAAGGTTCCGCTCGCGGTGACACTTCCGGCAAGGTAATGAAGCCTGCCAAACTGAAGAACGGTACCGAGCTGTCGGTTGCTGACTTCATCGAAATCGGCGACATGATCGAGATCGATACCCGCGAAGGCGGTTCCTACAAAGGCCGCGCTAAATAA
- a CDS encoding alpha/beta hydrolase, which translates to MNTFSKALTGTLLALSVGSAFADGIVEHNTQAFLDALNAGTGKPLEQLSPKDARAVLVGAQAGVKLSLPKADVSEKTIEVDGQPISLTIVRPAGVKGELPVFMFFHGGGWVLGDFPTHERLVRDLVAGSGAVAVFVNYTPSPEAHYPVAINQAYAATKWVAEHGKQINVDGKRLAVVGNSVGGNMAAVVALMAKDKGTPEIKFQALLWPVTDASFETASYNQFAEGHFLSKNMMKWFWDNYTTDAGQRSEIYASPLRASTAQLKGLPPALVQTAEADVLRDEGEAYARKLDAAGVPVTAVRYNGMIHDYGLLNVVSQVPAVRSAMLQVSQELKQHLK; encoded by the coding sequence ATGAACACCTTCAGCAAAGCCTTGACCGGCACCCTTCTGGCACTGAGCGTCGGCAGCGCGTTCGCCGACGGCATCGTGGAACACAACACCCAGGCGTTTCTCGACGCGCTGAATGCCGGCACCGGCAAGCCATTGGAGCAACTGTCGCCCAAGGACGCCCGCGCGGTACTGGTCGGCGCCCAGGCTGGGGTGAAACTGAGCTTGCCCAAGGCCGACGTCAGCGAAAAAACTATTGAAGTCGATGGCCAGCCGATCAGCCTGACCATCGTCCGGCCGGCCGGCGTCAAGGGTGAGCTGCCGGTGTTCATGTTCTTCCACGGCGGTGGTTGGGTATTGGGAGATTTCCCAACCCACGAACGGTTGGTTCGGGATCTGGTGGCCGGATCAGGTGCCGTCGCGGTGTTCGTCAACTACACGCCTTCGCCGGAAGCGCATTACCCGGTAGCGATCAACCAAGCCTACGCCGCGACGAAATGGGTGGCCGAGCATGGTAAGCAAATCAATGTCGACGGCAAGCGCCTGGCCGTGGTGGGCAACAGCGTCGGCGGCAACATGGCAGCGGTCGTGGCGTTGATGGCCAAGGACAAAGGTACCCCGGAGATCAAATTCCAGGCCTTGTTGTGGCCGGTGACCGATGCCAGCTTCGAGACGGCGTCCTACAACCAGTTCGCCGAGGGACACTTCCTCAGTAAAAACATGATGAAGTGGTTCTGGGACAACTACACCACCGATGCCGGGCAACGCAGCGAGATCTATGCCTCCCCGTTACGCGCCAGCACCGCGCAACTCAAGGGCCTGCCGCCCGCGCTGGTACAGACCGCCGAGGCCGACGTGTTGCGCGATGAGGGTGAAGCCTACGCCCGTAAACTGGACGCGGCTGGCGTGCCGGTCACGGCGGTGCGCTACAACGGCATGATTCACGATTATGGTTTGCTCAATGTGGTGAGCCAGGTGCCAGCGGTGCGTTCGGCGATGTTGCAGGTATCCCAAGAACTGAAACAACATCTGAAGTGA
- a CDS encoding organic hydroperoxide resistance protein, with product MQTLYTAIATSTGGRDGRAISSDNILDVKLATPKELGGAGGAATNPEQLFAAGYSACFIGALKFVASQSKRKIADDASITAHVGIGQIPGGFGLDIDLHISLPGLDLADAQSLVDAAHQVCPYSNATRGNVDVRLHVTV from the coding sequence ATGCAAACGCTCTACACCGCAATCGCAACTTCCACCGGTGGCCGTGATGGTCGTGCAATCTCCAGCGACAACATCCTGGACGTCAAACTCGCCACCCCCAAAGAACTCGGCGGTGCAGGCGGCGCGGCAACCAACCCGGAACAACTGTTCGCTGCCGGTTACTCGGCCTGCTTCATCGGTGCCCTGAAATTCGTCGCAAGCCAAAGCAAGCGCAAGATTGCGGATGACGCCTCGATCACCGCCCATGTCGGTATCGGCCAGATTCCCGGTGGTTTCGGCCTCGACATCGACCTGCACATCAGCTTGCCCGGTCTGGACCTGGCCGATGCACAGAGCCTGGTGGACGCAGCTCACCAAGTCTGCCCGTACTCCAACGCCACTCGTGGCAACGTCGATGTGCGCCTGCACGTCACCGTTTAA
- a CDS encoding MarR family winged helix-turn-helix transcriptional regulator, with translation MSTQRDTPDPCEALLLDNQVCFALHSTSLLMTKVYKPLLQALGLTYPQYLAMMVLWEKDGLTVGEISNRLLTDPGSLTPLLKRLEAEGLLSRTRSREDERVVIVELTEQGRALQEKALNIPQCILGASGQTLEQLKKLQHDLQELRGNLQDSL, from the coding sequence ATGAGCACCCAACGCGACACCCCCGACCCCTGCGAAGCCCTGTTGCTCGACAACCAGGTGTGCTTCGCCCTGCACTCCACGTCGCTGCTGATGACCAAAGTCTACAAGCCGCTGCTGCAAGCCCTGGGCCTGACTTATCCGCAGTACCTGGCGATGATGGTGCTGTGGGAAAAGGACGGCCTGACTGTCGGGGAAATCAGCAACCGCCTGCTCACCGATCCGGGTTCACTGACCCCGTTGCTCAAGCGCCTGGAGGCCGAGGGCTTGCTGAGCCGCACCCGCAGTCGTGAGGATGAACGCGTGGTCATCGTCGAGCTCACCGAACAGGGACGCGCCCTGCAGGAAAAGGCCCTCAACATTCCCCAGTGCATTCTCGGCGCCAGTGGCCAGACCCTGGAGCAATTGAAGAAGCTGCAGCATGACCTGCAAGAGCTGCGCGGGAATTTGCAAGACAGCCTCTGA
- a CDS encoding sulfite exporter TauE/SafE family protein: MYLAFGAALGTLGGLFGIGGGLIAIPVLGLLFGLDQQIAQGTALVMVVPNVMLALWRYHQRNRIEMRHVLPLASMGFCFAWLGSIWAVGIDAQSMRIGFVAFLIVLAAYNLIRMFAASPPASAQMRYGWPWLAVLGAASGTMGGLFGVGGAVVATPFLTSLFGTSQVVAQGLSLSLALPSTGVTLATYAVHHQVDWWIGLPLAAGGLLSISWGVKVAHAMPERLLRGLFCGFLVLCAILLAFKV, encoded by the coding sequence ATGTATCTGGCGTTCGGTGCCGCATTGGGCACTTTGGGGGGATTGTTCGGGATTGGTGGCGGGTTGATCGCCATTCCGGTGCTGGGCCTGTTGTTCGGCCTCGATCAGCAGATCGCCCAGGGCACGGCCCTGGTGATGGTCGTGCCAAACGTGATGCTCGCCTTGTGGCGCTACCACCAGCGCAATCGCATTGAAATGCGTCATGTACTGCCACTGGCCTCCATGGGTTTTTGCTTTGCCTGGCTTGGCTCGATCTGGGCGGTGGGTATCGACGCGCAAAGCATGCGAATCGGCTTCGTGGCCTTCCTGATCGTGCTGGCGGCCTACAACCTGATTCGCATGTTTGCCGCCAGCCCCCCGGCTTCGGCGCAGATGCGTTATGGCTGGCCGTGGCTCGCCGTGTTGGGGGCGGCGTCGGGGACCATGGGCGGATTGTTCGGTGTCGGCGGGGCGGTCGTCGCGACGCCGTTCCTGACCAGCCTGTTCGGTACCAGTCAGGTGGTCGCCCAGGGATTGTCTCTCTCGTTGGCCTTGCCCAGTACTGGTGTGACCCTCGCCACGTATGCGGTGCATCACCAAGTGGACTGGTGGATCGGCCTGCCGCTGGCCGCTGGTGGCCTGCTCAGTATCAGTTGGGGGGTAAAAGTCGCCCACGCCATGCCGGAGCGGCTGCTGCGCGGGCTGTTCTGCGGTTTCCTGGTGCTGTGCGCGATCTTGCTCGCCTTTAAAGTTTGA
- a CDS encoding LysR substrate-binding domain-containing protein produces MSSYPSIDTEVLRTFVAIADQGGFTRAGELVNRTQSAVSMQMKRLEEDVLQRRLFERDGRQVKLTAEGQVLLGYARRILKLHSEVFNTLREPHMVGTVRIGTPDDYVMRFLPGILQRFAQFYPLIEIEVHCESSKQLLLRQDLDLSIVTRKPGDEIGQLLRKERFVWAEAACFNVHEQTPLPLAMFNSDCFCRQWACNALDAMGRDYRVAYNSSSLSALMAVVGAGLAITAQLESLLTPDMRVLGEAENLPQLPEASIMLIRNLHNPSPITECLAEHIVEGFKL; encoded by the coding sequence TTGTCGAGTTACCCGAGCATCGATACGGAAGTGCTGCGTACCTTTGTCGCCATCGCTGACCAGGGCGGTTTCACCCGTGCCGGTGAGTTGGTCAATCGCACCCAGTCCGCCGTCAGCATGCAGATGAAGCGACTGGAAGAGGATGTATTGCAGCGGCGGCTGTTCGAGCGTGACGGGCGCCAGGTCAAGCTGACCGCCGAAGGCCAAGTGTTGCTCGGCTACGCCCGACGGATCCTCAAGCTGCACAGCGAAGTGTTCAACACCCTGCGTGAGCCGCACATGGTCGGCACGGTGCGCATCGGCACCCCGGACGATTATGTGATGCGTTTTTTGCCGGGGATCCTGCAGCGCTTCGCCCAGTTCTATCCCTTGATCGAAATTGAAGTGCACTGCGAGTCGTCCAAGCAGTTGCTGCTGCGCCAGGATCTGGACCTGTCCATCGTCACCCGTAAACCGGGGGACGAAATCGGCCAGTTATTGCGCAAGGAGCGCTTTGTCTGGGCCGAAGCGGCATGCTTCAACGTCCACGAACAAACACCGTTGCCGCTGGCGATGTTCAACAGTGATTGCTTCTGCCGGCAATGGGCCTGCAATGCACTGGATGCCATGGGCCGCGATTATCGCGTGGCGTACAACAGCTCGAGCCTGTCGGCGCTCATGGCAGTGGTTGGCGCGGGCCTGGCGATCACCGCGCAACTGGAAAGCCTGCTGACCCCGGACATGCGCGTGCTGGGCGAGGCGGAAAACCTGCCGCAGTTGCCCGAAGCGAGCATCATGCTGATCCGCAACCTGCATAATCCGTCGCCGATCACCGAGTGCCTGGCCGAGCACATCGTCGAAGGTTTCAAACTTTAA
- a CDS encoding DUF1127 domain-containing protein: protein MKGQKGYLLIEKLSSHGFSISALLHKFSRWYELHHERELLAGMSDEALKDIGVSRADVEKEVVRPFWDDPMHK, encoded by the coding sequence ATGAAAGGTCAAAAAGGTTATCTACTGATAGAAAAACTCTCATCCCATGGTTTTTCCATCAGCGCTCTGCTGCACAAGTTTAGCCGCTGGTACGAATTGCACCACGAACGTGAACTGCTTGCCGGAATGAGCGATGAGGCGCTCAAGGACATCGGCGTCAGCCGTGCCGACGTCGAAAAGGAAGTGGTTCGGCCATTCTGGGATGACCCGATGCACAAATGA
- a CDS encoding winged helix-turn-helix domain-containing protein — MPATLSFTLKQARRLALAAQGFDGRPTSASVQPARLNRLIERLGVLQIDSVNALVRSHYLPLFSRLGHYTSDLLDQAAWSQGRRRTLFEYWGHEASLLPLAMYPLMRWRMERASRGEGIYRQLAQFGQERQDVIRRVLASVREQGAVGAGSLSTRQEKAGPWWDWSAEKHALEWLFAAGEVTVAGRRGFERLYDLPERVFPSSVLQQPLPDEPQAQRALLLHAAQALGVGTEKDLRDYFRLDPADSRGRLAELEEAGELVRCQVQGWKQPAWCRPTAKIPRKVAASALLSPFDSLVWERSRTERLFDFRYRLEIYTPAHKRVYGYYVLPFLHNERIAARVDLRAERALGRLAVHAVHEEAPGLDEEGMQALALNLRRLADWLGLARVQLNCARAGGVRLAGALAEVGGD, encoded by the coding sequence ATGCCCGCGACTCTGTCCTTTACCCTCAAACAGGCCCGGCGTCTGGCGCTGGCCGCCCAAGGATTCGACGGGCGGCCGACGTCAGCTTCGGTGCAACCGGCGCGCCTTAACCGCCTGATTGAGCGCCTCGGCGTCCTGCAGATTGATTCGGTCAATGCATTGGTGCGTTCGCACTACCTTCCGCTGTTTTCCCGTCTCGGTCACTACACCTCTGATTTGCTCGACCAGGCAGCCTGGAGCCAGGGTCGACGTCGTACGCTGTTCGAATACTGGGGTCATGAAGCCTCATTGCTGCCGCTGGCGATGTATCCGCTGATGCGCTGGCGCATGGAGCGTGCGTCCCGCGGTGAGGGCATTTATCGACAGTTGGCGCAGTTCGGTCAGGAGCGTCAGGATGTCATTCGCCGCGTACTGGCTTCGGTCCGCGAGCAAGGTGCGGTGGGGGCGGGCAGCTTGTCCACGCGCCAGGAAAAGGCCGGCCCCTGGTGGGACTGGAGCGCCGAGAAGCATGCGCTGGAATGGCTGTTCGCGGCGGGTGAAGTGACGGTGGCGGGGCGGCGGGGCTTCGAGCGGCTTTACGACTTGCCGGAACGCGTGTTTCCGTCCTCGGTCCTGCAACAACCGCTGCCTGACGAGCCCCAGGCTCAGCGCGCCTTGCTGCTGCATGCCGCCCAAGCCTTGGGTGTGGGCACCGAGAAAGATTTGCGCGACTATTTTCGACTCGATCCGGCCGATAGCCGTGGACGACTGGCCGAACTGGAGGAGGCCGGTGAACTGGTGCGCTGCCAGGTGCAAGGCTGGAAGCAACCGGCCTGGTGCCGACCCACCGCGAAGATTCCCCGCAAGGTGGCGGCCAGTGCGTTGTTGTCGCCCTTCGATTCATTGGTCTGGGAGCGTAGCCGTACCGAGCGGCTGTTCGATTTCCGTTATCGGCTGGAGATTTATACCCCGGCTCACAAGCGGGTGTATGGCTACTACGTGCTGCCATTCCTGCACAACGAACGTATCGCCGCGCGGGTGGATCTGCGGGCGGAGCGGGCTTTGGGTCGATTGGCGGTGCATGCCGTGCACGAGGAGGCGCCGGGGCTGGACGAGGAAGGGATGCAGGCTTTGGCGCTGAACCTGCGACGCTTGGCCGACTGGCTGGGGTTGGCGCGGGTCCAGCTCAATTGCGCTCGGGCGGGTGGGGTTCGGTTGGCGGGGGCGTTGGCTGAGGTGGGGGGTGACTGA